CCTCGCGCAGCGCCGCCGCCACGATGAGCTTGCCGGCCACGGGCGCCGTGCCGCCCGCGGGCGCGCCCGCGTCCACGACGACGTAGTCGAACTCGGGCCGGACCGCGGCGTAGCCGTTCGAGGGCAAGGTCCACGGGGTCGTCGTCCAGGCGCAGAGCGCTGTGTCCGGCTCGTCGACCAGCGGGAACGCGACGAAGACGCTGGGGTCGTCGACCGTCTTGTAGTTCGAGCCGACCTCGGCCGCGCTGAGCGCCGTCCCGCCCTGGGGCCACCACCAGCAGACGCGGTGACCGCGGTAGAGGAGCCCCTTCCGGTGCAGCTGGGAGAGCGCCCACCAGACGCTCTCGACGTAGCTCCGGTGGTACGTGACGTAGGCGCTGTCGAGGTCGACCCAGAAGCCGATCTTGTCGGTCAGGTTCTCCCACGCCTCGGTGTACCGGAAGACGGAGTCGACGCAGCGCGAGATGAACGGCTCGACGCCGTACCGCTCGATGTCGGCCTTGCCGTGGATGCGCAGCTCCTTCTCGACCTCGACCTCGACCGGCAGCCCGTGCGTGTCCCAGCCGGCCTTCCGCGGCACGTCGTAGCCGCGCATGGTCTTGTACCGGGGGAAGACGTCCTTCACGGCGCGCGTGAGCACGTGGCCGTTGTGCGGCATGCCGTTGGCGGTCGGCGGGCCCTCGTAGAAGACGAACGTGCCCCGCGAGGGGCCGGTGGCGCGGGTCTCGGCGCGGAGCGTCTTCTCGAAGATGCGGCGCTGCTTCCAGAAGGCGAGGATCTTCGCCTCGTCGGCGGGGAAGTTCAGCTCGGTCGCCACCCTGTCGAACAGGGGCTCGTGCGGGCCGTCGGTCGGTTTCTTCGAGGACGCTTCGGACATGGCCCGGCCTAGTAGCAAGGCCCATTGCCAGCGTCGAGGGAAGCGCTGGGCCGGCGCGGAGCGCGCGCGACGAACGGCGGGGATGCTAAGATCTGACGATGAGCGCGCAGCACCCGCTATTTCCAGGCAATGCGCCCGAGGTCGAGGCCGCGTTCCAGGCCGTGCCTGACGAGATGGTCGCCGAGATCCTCGACGGGGAGCTGCACACGTTTCCGAGGCCGGCGCGGCCGCATACGCGCACGGCGTCGCGGCTGGGCCGTCGCCTCGGGCCGTTCGATGACGATCCGGGCGAGCCTGGCGGATGGGTGATCCTCGACGAACCCGAGCTCCACCTGGGACCACGGCCCGACAAGGTCGTGCCCGATCTCGCCGGCTGGCGCCGCGAGCGCATGCCCGACGCCCTCGGGCCCGAGGACGCGCCCGCGCATTACAACGTCGCGCCCGACTGGGTCTGCGAGGTGATCTCCCCGCGCACCGAGCGCGTCGACCGGGGCAAGAAGATGCGGATCTACCGGCGCGAAGGGGTCCGCCACGCCTGGCTGATCAACCCGGTCGCGCAGACGCTCGAGGTCTACCGGCTCGACGACGGCCCGTGGTCCTTGCTCGACACCTACGAAGGCGACGAGATCGTACGTCCCGAGCCGTTCGAGGCGGTCGAGCTGCCGCTCGCCTCGCTCTGGGCGCGGTAGCGCGCCGCGTGGCGCCGGCAGCGCGGCCGCGCGCGCCTCACCCCGTGAGCGGCGCCGGCAGCGCGCCGCCGAAGTCGGCGCGGATGGCGGCTACCCCGTCCGCGCCCGCCGCGAGGCAGGCCGGCGCCGAGGCCGCGTCGATGCCGCCCAGGGCGAGGAGCGCGACGCCGCGCGAGGCCGCGGCCAGGCGGGCCCGCGCCTCGCGCAGCGCCGCGAGGCCGAGCGGCGGGCCCTTGCCTGGCGTCGCGAAGATCGGCGAGAGCACCGCGGCGTCCGCGCCGGCCTCGGCCGCCCGGAGCACCTCGTCGACGCTGTGGCACGCGACGGAGACGAACGCGCCGGCCCCGAGCAGGGCGCGCGCGTCGGCCACCGCGACCGAGCGGCGGCCCAGGTGAACGCCGTCCGCGCCGAGGAGGAGCGCCAGATCCACGCGATCGTTGACGACGAACGAGGCGCCGAGCGCGGCGGTGGCGTCGCGCAGCCGCCCGCCGAGCGCGTGGAGCGCCGCGCCCGAGAGCTCGGGATCGCGGAGCTGCACCGCCACGCGGGCGCGGGCCTCGGGGGGCAGGGCGCCGAAGGCCGAGAGCCGCGCGAGCAGGACCGGCTCCGGGACGTCCGCCGCCTGGGTGATCAGGGTCAACTTCGGGGTCAGCATGGCCGTCCTCCAGCGCGCCGGCGGCGGCGCCTCATCGCGCTCCGTCGCCCGGAGGGCGCTCTGCCGGGGCGACCGCCTCGCCGAGCGCATCGAGATCCTGCCGGGCCATCCGGGCGAACCGGCTCGCAGGATACCGATCGACAAGGAAACGCAGCGTGTCGACCCGGGCACGGCGATCACCGCTCGCCTCGAAGCGCTCGGCCAGCGCGTACAGGGCCTCGCTCGGGTCCTCGTACACGCGGCGATCCGGGTCGACCTCGCTCGCGCACTGGTAAGGAGCCTGCGCGACGGCGGCGAAGATCGCGATGGAGCCGAAGGCCGCGCGGAAGCCGGTGAACACGAGCGGCATTCGCCGATGAACGAGCGCGAGCGTCAAGAGGACGCCGCGGTCGCGGCGACGCCGCTCCTCCGGCCGAGCCGCGCGGGCCCGCTCGTCCGCGCGGTCGGGAAGGTGGCTAGTTCAGGGAGACGCCCGTCCGGGCGGCGCCGTTCTCGAACCCGCCCTTCGAGGCCGGGGCGCCGAAGGGCGCGTCGCCCGTCTCCCGACCGCCGGTGCTCGACAGGGGCTCGCCGCGGGCGCGCAGGAGCGACTCGTGGAGGGCGCGCGCGCTGTCATCCCAGTCGCGCCTGCCGGCGAGCTCCGCGATCCGCGCCGGGTCGTAGTCGGCCCGGGCGGCGCGGAGCAGCGCATCCATCAGCACGCCCCGGTTCCCCGGCGGGATGAGCTCGCCGAGCTCGGGGCTGCACAGGACGTCGGGGATGCCTCCCACGCTCGTCGCGACCACGCGGCGCCCCGAGGCGAGCGCCTCGAGCAGGACGTTGGGCGTCCCCTCGTGCTTGCTCGGGAGCGCCAGAGCGTCGCACGCGCCGAGCCACAGCGACACCTGGTCGTGCGGCAAGTAGCCGGTCACCGTCAGCCGCCCGCCCAGCCGGGCGGCGGCGGCCCTGCACGCCTGCTCCTCGGCGCCGCTGCCGACGAGCGCCAGCTCGATGTCCGGGTGGACAGGCGCGAGCTGCTCGAACGCCTCGACCAGATCGAGCACGCCCTTGTCGCGGCTCAGGTGGCCGACGAAGACGATCAGCCGCGAGCTCGGCGACTTGCCGAGCGCGGCGCGCGCCTCGGCGCGGTTGCGAGGCTGGAACGTCTTCACGTCGACGCCGTTCATGACGATGTCGATGCGATCGCGCGGCACGCCGAGCGCCGCGACCCCGTCCGCGAGCTTGCGGCTGACCGTGACCACCCGGGCAGCGCGCGTGAGCCCCCAGCCGAGCGGCCGTCGCATCCGCGGGTCGCGCGGGATCACGTCGATGTCCGAGCCGTGCGTCTTGATCACGGCCGGCACCCCGAGCAATCGCCCCAGACAGACCGCGGCAAAGCCGTCCGGGTAGGCGAAAGCCCCGACGATGACGTCGGGCAACGGACCGCGCCCGATGAGCTCCGGGAGCATCGACGCCGCATACAGCGGGCCGTTCAGGGCGGGCGCGACCCTCGGCACATAGAGGTACCGCGGATGCCGGACCGGCAGCCCCTCGATGACCTCTTCGCGCGGCGCGCTGGCGCCGATAGGCCACTTCGAGAGGCGCTCGATGCCGGGGAACCACGGGATCGTCGCGAGCACCCGGACGTCGCAGTAGCGCGACAGCGCGGCGAACTGCCGCCGATTGTACGGCGCCTCGTCCGGGTGAACCGCGTTCGGGAAGATCTTCGTGATCAGCAAAACGCGCATCCGCCGCAAGAGCACCTCCTCTCCGAGCGAGCCGAGTCGGCGAGCGCCTCTGAAGAGGACGTCGTTCGCGCTCGGTCTCGCATTCGGTCCAACCAGTCTCGCTCAGTCTCGCTCAGTCTCGTCAATCCCGCCAGTCACACGCAGTCCCGCCCATCTCGCTCAGCCACGGTCAGCCACGTTCAGCGTCCCATTTTGCCTCGCTCAGCATCGCTCGGTGTCCCAATTTGCCTCGCTCAGCATCGTATTCGGCCTGGTCACCATCGATTCGGTCTCACCTGGTACCGTATGTCGTTACACGTCCAGACCGGCTCGATGACCGACCCGCTGGTTGCCGTCGTCCCGTCCAGCGGCCGGCCCGGAGGCCCCGGCGGGCGTCGACCACGCGCGCGCCCGGGACGGGGCGTCGACCCCGCGCCGCCTGGCGATGAGCTCGTCGAACAGGCGCACGTGCGCGTCGACCATCGCTTCCAGGCTGAACTGCTCGGTGAACTTCGCGGGGCCGCGCGCGCGCGCGCGCTCGCGGAGCTCTCCGTCGCGGGCGACGCGCGAGAGGTGCTCGGCCAGCGCGCCAGGGTCCTTCGACGGGACGAGGAACCCGTCGACGCCGTGCTCGACGATCTCGGGGACGCCGCCGACGCGGCTCGCCACGATCGGCTTGCCGAGCGCGAGCGCCTCGAGCAGCGCGAGCGGCAGCCCCTCCCAGAGCGACGGGAGCACGTAGGCGTCGAACGCGGAGACCAGCTCCGGCACGTCCGAGCGATATCCGGGGAAGATCACCCGGTCGCCGAGCCCCGCGTCCCTGGCGCGCTGCTCCAGCTCCGCCCGGAGCGGGCCGTCGCCGGCGATGACGAAGCGCGCCTCCGGGGCGCGCCGCAGCACCTCGGGCGCCGCCTCGAGGAGGTAGCGGAGCCCCTTCTGCTCGATGTGCACGACGGCGCACCCGAACACGAACTCCCGCTCGCCGATGCCGAGCTCCGCGCGGATGCGCGCGCCCGCGCCGCTCTCGCGGGCGCGGGCGAAGCGCGCCCCGTCGATGCCGTTGTGGATGACCCGGACGGGCGCGCGGACCTTCACGTCGTCGACAAGGATGCGCCTGAGGTCGTGCGACACCGCGACCATCTCGTCGGCGAGGTAGGCGTAGTAGCCGAACTTGCGCCGATCGAAGCCCTTCGCCCGGTTGATCTGGTTGTGCTCCGAGTAAAGGACCGCCGGCCGATCCCGGAGCAGGCGCGCGGCGAAGCCAGCGAAGATGAGCGGAGCACGGTTGTGGACATGGACGATATCGACCGAGCGCTGGTGAAAGAAGCGCCGGATCCAGAGCAGCGCCTCCGGATCGCTCTTGAGGCCCGGCAGCACCGGCCGCAGATCCTTCGTGATCACGAGGCACTTCGAGCGGGGGAGCTTGACCTCCGAGAAGAGCCGCCCCTCGCCGTCGAGGCAGATCAGCGAGAGGTCGAAGCCGTGATCGCCGAGGCGATCGAGGAGGCTCAGCACCACCTTCTCGAGCCCGCCGACCTCGAGGTTGTTCACGACCATGCAGACGTTGGGCTTGCTCATAGTCTCCTGAGCGGACCGTCAGGTCGCCGCGGTCGTCGTCGGAGCGCCGTGACGCGCCACGACAGCGTGTCGACCGTGCGATGAGCGTTCCGTGTCAATTTGGCTCAGGTAGGTGAGCGTATCATGACATGCGGATGCTGTTCGCTTGACTTGGCGTCGCGGCAGCGCCGTGCTGGACGTCGGAGTTGCTCGTTCATCATCCCTCATCGCGCCCGCGAGGGCTCCCGCATCTGTGGAATACGCCGGGAACGCGAGCTCGCGGGGCTCTGAGGTGCGGGGCCACACCCGCAGCGCCGCGCTACAGCGCGGCGATCTTGCCCTGCTCCGGCGACGAGGCCGTCGCATAGAGCTTCTTCGGCATCCGCCCCGCGAGATACGCCATCCGACCGGCCCTCACCGCGTCCTTCATCGCCTGCGCCATCAGGATCGGGTCCCGCGCGCCCGCGATGGCCGTGTTCATCAATACCCCATCACACCCGAGCTCCATCGCCACCGCGGCGTCGCTCGCTGTCCCGACTCCCGCGTCCACGATCACCGGCACCTTTGCTGTCTCTCGGATGATCATCAGGTTGTACGGGTTGCGGATGCCGAGCCCGCTGCCGATCGGCGCCGCCAGGGGCATCACGGCCGCGCACCCGATGTCTTCCAGCTTACGACAGACGATCGGGTCATCCATGCAGTAGGGCAGCACGGTGAACCCCTCCTTCACCAGGATCCGCGCCGCCTCGAGCGTCGCCTCGTTGTCCGGGAACAGCGTCCGTTCGTCGCCGATGACTTCGAGCTTCACGAGCTCGGACAGACCGAGCTCGCGCGCGAGCCGGCAGGTGCGGACCGCATCCTCGACGGTATAGCAACCGGCCGTGTTCGGCAGGATCGTGACGCGTCCCTGCTGGAGCAGCGACATCATCGACCCCTCGCCCCGCTCCTTCAGATTGACGCGGCGGAGGGCCACCGTGACCACCTCCGCGCCGGACGCTTCGAGCGCGCGACGGGTCTCATCCAGGTCCTTGTACTTGCCCGTCCCCACGAAGAGGCGGGAAGTGAACGTGTATCTGCCGATCGTCAACGCGTCGCTCGTCATCGCAGGCTCCTCGGGTCTCGACCCAGACGATCTGCTAGTCGGACCGGGACACAGGGTCCAGCGCGTCGACGAAAACCGGCGCTCCCGGCGCGCCGCGCTCGGCAGCATGGTATCTTTGCGCCCATGTCTCCCAGAGCTTTTGGCATAGCCCTCCTCGTCGCGTTGCCTCCAGCGCTCACGCTCACGCCCCTCCCGACAGCGGACAGCCGCGCGCAGGCCGACCCGGGAGGCGCCGGGGTGAGCCGCGGCGCGCTGCTGTCCGGTCCGCGCGCGGCGCAGGCGGCCGTGGCCGTTCAGCTCTCGCTGGACGAGCTCGTCGCCGCGGCCTCGTACGTGGTGGTCGCGACCGCGATCGAGCAGCGCAGCCAGTGGGAAGAGCTCGGCGGGGCCAGGAGGATCGTCACCTATACCCGCCTGTCGATCGACCGGACCGTGGCCGGACAGCCCGACGGCGAGGTCTGGGTCAGGACGCTCGGGGGCGTGGTCGGGGACGTCGGACAGCACGTGTCCGGCGACGCGCAGATCGCGATCGGCGCGCAGGCGATGGTCTTCGTCTCCAAGGTGGGATCCGCCCTGGTCGTCTCCGGGATGGCCCAGGGCCACTACCCCGTCGTCGACGGCGAGGAGAAGCCGAGCGTCGCCGGCGGCTCCGGCGCGCGGCGCGTCGCCGTGCGGCGGCTGGCCGCGAGCCCCGACAGCGGGACCGTCCTGTCCCGGCCGGGCCCCGCGATCTCGGCCAGCGAGCGGCTCGTCGGCGCGACGCTCGACACGGCGATCGACGCGGTGAACCAGGCATGGAAGGCGAAGCATGCGCAGAAGTGACCTCGCGCCCCGCCCCGCGGGCGCGCGCCACCCCGCGCGGGCCAACGCCATCGCCGCAGCCTGCAGCGCGCTCGTCGCCGCGGCGCTCGCCTACCCCGGGGACGCCCTGGCCTACTGCCGCACGAGCGTCTGTCCGCCGGAGAAGACGCCGTCGGGCAAGGCGGAGACCGCGGCGGTGTGCACGCCGCCGCAGGGCTCCGACTGCGGCACCCCGCTCGCCTGGCCTGCGCCGTGCGTGAGCTACTCCCTCCAGGAGGACGCCTCCGCCCAGGTGTCGCTCCAGGAGGCGGAGTCGATCTTCGAGGAGGCGTTCGCGGCGTGGACGGAGGCCGACTGCGGCGACGGGCAGACCCCGCGCATGGAGGTCACCTACCTGGGCCCTGTCGCGTGCGCCGCGCACGAGTACAACAAGGCCAAGGCGAACGCGAACATCATCATGTTCCGGGACGACGGGTGGCCGTACGCCGACAGCGGGAACACCCTCGCGCTCACGACCGTCACCTACCACCTCAAGACCGGCGAGATCTACGACGCGGACATGGAGATCAACTCGTTGGCGCTCTCCCAGGGAGCCGACGGCGTCGCGTTCGACCTCCTGAGCATCGCCACCCACGAGGCCGGCCATTTCCTCGGGCTCTCGCACTCGATCGAGCACGACGCGACCATGTTCGCCAACTACCGCTCTTCGCTCCGCGACCTCTCCCAGGACGACCGCGACGGGATCTGCGCGGTGTACCCGCCCGGGGAGCCGATCGAGGGCTGCGACCCCACGCCGCGCCACGGCTTCTCTTCGCTGTGCGCCGCGGATCAGCCCGCGGTGAAGGAGTCGGGCGGCTGCGCCGCGGCGCGGCGCGGCAACGCTGGCCAGGACGGGCGCGGTGGAGGGCTCGTCCTCGCCGCGCTCGCGCTGGTCGGCGTGGTCGCGCGGGCCCGGCGCGGCGCGGCCTCGCGGGCGGGCCGCGAGGAGGCCTGCTGAGCCAGAGCCCTCCCGTCCTGGTCGAGCGCGAAGGCGAGCTCGCCCGGCTGGTCGAGCGCGCCGCCCGCGCCGACGCGCTCGCGGTCGACGTGGAGGCCAACGGGCTGTTCGCGTACCGGGCGCGGCTCTGCACGGTCCAGCTCGCCTTTCGCGAGGGGGACGAGATCGCGATCGGGGTGGTCGACGCGCTCCGGGTGCCTGTCGCGCCGCTCGCGCCGCTCCTCGGGGCCGCTGGTCCGCCCAAGGTGCTGCACGACCTCACCTTCGACGCGCGCATGCTCGCCGAGGCGGGCGCGCCGCTCGCGGGCGCGCACGACACCTCGGTCGCCGCGCGCATGCTGGGGTGCGCGGCGACGGGGCTCGCCGCGCTGCTCCTGTCGGAGCTCGACGTGAAGGTCGACAAGCAGCTCCAGCAGCACGACTGGGGGCGCAGGCCGATCGAGGACGCCGAGCTGCGCTACCTGGCCGACGACGTGCGCCACCTGCTCTCGCTCCGCGCGCGGCTCGCCGAGCGCAGCCGCGCCCTCGGGATCGACGAGGAGATCGAGGAGGAGTGCGCCTACAAGCTCGCGAGCGCCCTCGGGCCGCCGCGCGATCCGCGGCCCGCTTACGCGCGCATCAAGGGGGCCCAGGCGCTCGATCCGCAGGGCCGGGCGATCCTGCGGCGGCTCGTGGCGGCGCGCGAGGCGGTCGCCGAGGGGGCCGACGTGCCCTCCTTCAAGATCGTCGCCAGCGAGGTGCTGCTCGAGCTCGCGCAGCGGAGGCCCGCCAGCGCAGACGACGTGCGCGCGATCCGCGGGGCCGCGGCGGGCCGCGCGGCCGCGTGCGTCGCGGCGTGGCTCCGCGCGATCGAGCAAGGGTGCAGCGACGGCGACGTGCCCGAGGAGGAGCGCGCCCTCTTCCAGCAAAGCCGCCCGCCCCGGAAGGAGCTCGCCGCGCGGCGCGCGGTGGAGACCCGGATCGCGGCGTGGCGCAGGGCGGAAGCGAAGGCGCGGAAGGTGGACGAGCAGGTCGTGCTGCCCGGTCACTGCGCGCAGGATCTCGCGGAGATCGCGCTGGCGACGGCCCACGCCCGGGACGAGGCGATCGCCGCCGCGATCGCGCGCATCCCGGGGCTCGGCGCGGGGCGGCTCGCGCGCTACGGCCGCGCGCTCGCGGCGCTCGTGGCCGCGGCGCAGCCGGGCGAGCCGCCTGCAGCCGTGACGTAGCTCCGCGCGTCGGTTGCGCCTGTCGGTTCCGCTTGTCGATTCCGCGTGTCGGTTCCGCCTGTCGGTTCCGCGCGTCCGCGATCCTCGGCGGGATCTCAGACACGTGGAGCCCGCTGCGAGCGAGCGCACGTGGCGCGCGCGCCGCCCGGTCGACAGAGCCGCCGGGCGATGGA
The DNA window shown above is from Sorangium aterium and carries:
- a CDS encoding thiamine phosphate synthase, producing MLTPKLTLITQAADVPEPVLLARLSAFGALPPEARARVAVQLRDPELSGAALHALGGRLRDATAALGASFVVNDRVDLALLLGADGVHLGRRSVAVADARALLGAGAFVSVACHSVDEVLRAAEAGADAAVLSPIFATPGKGPPLGLAALREARARLAAASRGVALLALGGIDAASAPACLAAGADGVAAIRADFGGALPAPLTG
- a CDS encoding matrixin family metalloprotease, which codes for MRRSDLAPRPAGARHPARANAIAAACSALVAAALAYPGDALAYCRTSVCPPEKTPSGKAETAAVCTPPQGSDCGTPLAWPAPCVSYSLQEDASAQVSLQEAESIFEEAFAAWTEADCGDGQTPRMEVTYLGPVACAAHEYNKAKANANIIMFRDDGWPYADSGNTLALTTVTYHLKTGEIYDADMEINSLALSQGADGVAFDLLSIATHEAGHFLGLSHSIEHDATMFANYRSSLRDLSQDDRDGICAVYPPGEPIEGCDPTPRHGFSSLCAADQPAVKESGGCAAARRGNAGQDGRGGGLVLAALALVGVVARARRGAASRAGREEAC
- a CDS encoding glycosyltransferase family 4 protein, translating into MSKPNVCMVVNNLEVGGLEKVVLSLLDRLGDHGFDLSLICLDGEGRLFSEVKLPRSKCLVITKDLRPVLPGLKSDPEALLWIRRFFHQRSVDIVHVHNRAPLIFAGFAARLLRDRPAVLYSEHNQINRAKGFDRRKFGYYAYLADEMVAVSHDLRRILVDDVKVRAPVRVIHNGIDGARFARARESGAGARIRAELGIGEREFVFGCAVVHIEQKGLRYLLEAAPEVLRRAPEARFVIAGDGPLRAELEQRARDAGLGDRVIFPGYRSDVPELVSAFDAYVLPSLWEGLPLALLEALALGKPIVASRVGGVPEIVEHGVDGFLVPSKDPGALAEHLSRVARDGELRERARARGPAKFTEQFSLEAMVDAHVRLFDELIARRRGVDAPSRARAWSTPAGASGPAAGRDDGNQRVGHRAGLDV
- a CDS encoding Uma2 family endonuclease, whose protein sequence is MSAQHPLFPGNAPEVEAAFQAVPDEMVAEILDGELHTFPRPARPHTRTASRLGRRLGPFDDDPGEPGGWVILDEPELHLGPRPDKVVPDLAGWRRERMPDALGPEDAPAHYNVAPDWVCEVISPRTERVDRGKKMRIYRREGVRHAWLINPVAQTLEVYRLDDGPWSLLDTYEGDEIVRPEPFEAVELPLASLWAR
- a CDS encoding glycosyltransferase family 4 protein, with amino-acid sequence MRVLLITKIFPNAVHPDEAPYNRRQFAALSRYCDVRVLATIPWFPGIERLSKWPIGASAPREEVIEGLPVRHPRYLYVPRVAPALNGPLYAASMLPELIGRGPLPDVIVGAFAYPDGFAAVCLGRLLGVPAVIKTHGSDIDVIPRDPRMRRPLGWGLTRAARVVTVSRKLADGVAALGVPRDRIDIVMNGVDVKTFQPRNRAEARAALGKSPSSRLIVFVGHLSRDKGVLDLVEAFEQLAPVHPDIELALVGSGAEEQACRAAAARLGGRLTVTGYLPHDQVSLWLGACDALALPSKHEGTPNVLLEALASGRRVVATSVGGIPDVLCSPELGELIPPGNRGVLMDALLRAARADYDPARIAELAGRRDWDDSARALHESLLRARGEPLSSTGGRETGDAPFGAPASKGGFENGAARTGVSLN
- a CDS encoding thiazole synthase, with product MTSDALTIGRYTFTSRLFVGTGKYKDLDETRRALEASGAEVVTVALRRVNLKERGEGSMMSLLQQGRVTILPNTAGCYTVEDAVRTCRLARELGLSELVKLEVIGDERTLFPDNEATLEAARILVKEGFTVLPYCMDDPIVCRKLEDIGCAAVMPLAAPIGSGLGIRNPYNLMIIRETAKVPVIVDAGVGTASDAAVAMELGCDGVLMNTAIAGARDPILMAQAMKDAVRAGRMAYLAGRMPKKLYATASSPEQGKIAAL
- a CDS encoding tetratricopeptide repeat protein: MPLVFTGFRAAFGSIAIFAAVAQAPYQCASEVDPDRRVYEDPSEALYALAERFEASGDRRARVDTLRFLVDRYPASRFARMARQDLDALGEAVAPAERPPGDGAR
- a CDS encoding ribonuclease D, giving the protein MVEREGELARLVERAARADALAVDVEANGLFAYRARLCTVQLAFREGDEIAIGVVDALRVPVAPLAPLLGAAGPPKVLHDLTFDARMLAEAGAPLAGAHDTSVAARMLGCAATGLAALLLSELDVKVDKQLQQHDWGRRPIEDAELRYLADDVRHLLSLRARLAERSRALGIDEEIEEECAYKLASALGPPRDPRPAYARIKGAQALDPQGRAILRRLVAAREAVAEGADVPSFKIVASEVLLELAQRRPASADDVRAIRGAAAGRAAACVAAWLRAIEQGCSDGDVPEEERALFQQSRPPRKELAARRAVETRIAAWRRAEAKARKVDEQVVLPGHCAQDLAEIALATAHARDEAIAAAIARIPGLGAGRLARYGRALAALVAAAQPGEPPAAVT